Proteins from a genomic interval of Calditrichota bacterium:
- a CDS encoding class I SAM-dependent methyltransferase has translation MAQLPDEAGQMVAATRRHYDAHHFIEGGSPRVRWWRAFLATFLPDAEVQDALIADVGSSVGEISRGLIDRGGRLVCLDVSLQSLRRCRVNNPEAVVVHGNALQLPFADASFDHTISIGVLHHTPDCRLGFHEVARVTAPGGSIVVFLYNKWSFYNLVYNGFAPVRKHVALTSVPEWMVSLMQPLVKLHLGQSLNSTELRNLVGDALWTPRATFHSVREVRRWGMVEGLDYQGYRRFFLGYANVFHFRKPGERHGTLRREPQFKCLRCEASPMVQEPEAVTCPACGHFYAVEEGIVRVIE, from the coding sequence ATGGCACAGCTACCGGATGAGGCTGGCCAGATGGTGGCGGCGACCCGCCGCCATTACGATGCTCACCATTTCATCGAGGGTGGCAGTCCGCGCGTGAGGTGGTGGCGTGCCTTTCTTGCCACCTTTCTGCCGGATGCGGAGGTGCAGGACGCGCTGATCGCAGACGTTGGTTCAAGCGTCGGCGAAATAAGTCGCGGGCTCATCGACCGCGGCGGACGCCTGGTCTGCTTGGATGTGAGCCTGCAGTCGCTGCGCCGGTGTAGAGTCAATAACCCTGAAGCTGTGGTCGTACACGGCAACGCCCTGCAACTGCCCTTTGCCGACGCGAGTTTTGACCATACCATTTCCATTGGGGTGCTTCACCATACGCCTGACTGCCGACTGGGGTTCCACGAGGTGGCCAGGGTGACGGCACCGGGCGGGAGTATTGTGGTGTTCCTGTACAACAAGTGGAGTTTCTACAATTTGGTGTACAACGGCTTTGCTCCGGTGCGCAAGCACGTAGCCTTGACCAGTGTGCCAGAATGGATGGTGAGCCTGATGCAGCCGCTGGTCAAACTGCATCTTGGCCAAAGCCTGAACTCGACAGAGCTGCGCAATCTGGTCGGGGACGCGCTGTGGACACCCCGTGCCACGTTCCATTCTGTGCGAGAGGTGCGCCGATGGGGCATGGTAGAAGGGCTGGACTACCAGGGGTACAGGCGCTTTTTTCTCGGCTATGCCAATGTGTTCCACTTCCGCAAGCCGGGGGAACGGCACGGCACTCTGCGGCGAGAGCCGCAGTTCAAATGCCTCCGATGCGAAGCCTCGCCCATGGTTCAGGAGCCGGAAGCAGTGACGTGTCCTGCGTGCGGTCATTTCTATGCGGTGGAAGAAGGTATCGTCCGTGTCATTGAGTGA
- a CDS encoding FAD-dependent oxidoreductase, protein MVTSQSAKRRVAILGAGPAGLGLALRLLRRPTLAAEVVVVEQAAQVGGLAGSFESHGLHFDYGSHRLHPATSPEILADIRGLLGDDLLDRPRNGRILLQGRFVKFPLQPVDLMLHLPPAFVGGFLRDVVLAPWRKWRLRQEGTFAEVLLRGLGPTMCRSFYFPYARKLWGLEPEEIDAVQAQRRVAASNTGKLVKKALSLLPGLRRPGAGRFYYPRKGYGQISQALAAEVQRLGGRVMLNAQVASLRPVDNMRGKVQVEFAPTQGVPQRELEVDFVFSTIPVTVLLSLLRPQAPPEVRRQAEGLRYRSMLLLYLVLRAERFSPYDAHYLPGEKVLASRLSEPKNYSGASEPRELTGLCAEIPCTFGDAVWQMSDQELASRLLLDLDRAGLPVRAPIVATFTRRVSHAYPVYDLGFAERLAAVERHLATVPRVISLGRQGLFAHDNTHHTLEMAYRAADCLGDDLSWDERSWQLHREAFAKHVVED, encoded by the coding sequence ATGGTGACGTCGCAATCCGCGAAGAGGCGAGTGGCGATTCTCGGCGCCGGGCCCGCCGGGTTGGGGCTCGCCCTGCGGCTCCTGCGCCGGCCTACGCTCGCGGCGGAGGTCGTGGTCGTCGAGCAGGCAGCACAGGTCGGTGGCCTTGCAGGTAGCTTCGAGTCCCACGGCCTCCACTTCGACTATGGCAGCCACCGCTTGCACCCGGCTACCTCGCCGGAGATTCTTGCCGACATACGCGGTCTGCTGGGAGACGACCTTCTCGATCGGCCGCGCAATGGCCGCATCCTGCTGCAGGGGCGCTTTGTAAAGTTCCCCTTGCAGCCGGTGGACTTGATGTTGCACCTTCCCCCGGCATTTGTTGGAGGTTTTCTCCGCGATGTGGTGCTGGCTCCGTGGAGAAAGTGGCGGCTTCGGCAGGAAGGCACGTTCGCCGAGGTACTCCTGCGTGGTCTGGGGCCGACCATGTGCCGTTCGTTTTACTTCCCGTATGCGCGGAAACTGTGGGGCTTGGAGCCGGAGGAAATCGATGCAGTGCAGGCGCAGCGGCGGGTGGCCGCCAGCAACACGGGAAAGCTGGTCAAGAAGGCGCTCAGCCTTCTGCCTGGTCTGCGGCGCCCAGGAGCTGGCCGGTTCTACTACCCGCGGAAAGGCTACGGCCAGATCAGCCAGGCACTGGCCGCGGAGGTGCAGCGGCTTGGCGGCAGGGTCATGCTCAATGCCCAGGTTGCTTCGCTGAGGCCCGTGGACAACATGCGGGGGAAAGTGCAGGTGGAATTTGCGCCCACGCAAGGCGTGCCACAGCGGGAGTTGGAAGTAGATTTCGTCTTTTCGACGATCCCGGTCACGGTCTTACTTTCGCTCCTTCGGCCGCAGGCACCGCCGGAGGTTCGTCGCCAGGCCGAAGGGCTGCGCTACCGGAGCATGCTCCTCCTCTACCTGGTGCTTCGCGCTGAGCGGTTTTCACCATATGACGCACATTATCTGCCCGGGGAGAAGGTGCTTGCTTCGCGGCTTTCTGAGCCCAAGAACTACAGCGGCGCATCTGAGCCTCGGGAGCTCACCGGCCTGTGCGCCGAGATCCCCTGCACATTCGGCGATGCGGTTTGGCAGATGTCGGATCAGGAGCTCGCCAGCAGACTCCTCTTGGACCTGGACCGTGCGGGGTTGCCCGTGAGGGCGCCCATCGTCGCCACCTTCACCCGACGCGTCTCCCACGCTTACCCGGTGTACGACCTTGGGTTCGCGGAGCGGCTGGCGGCAGTGGAACGACACCTGGCTACGGTGCCGCGCGTCATCTCTTTGGGAAGGCAGGGGCTGTTCGCGCACGACAATACGCACCACACGCTGGAGATGGCCTACCGGGCAGCCGATTGCCTCGGGGACGACCTGAGCTGGGATGAGCGAAGCTGGCAACTGCACAGGGAGGCATTCGCCAAACACGTAGTCGAAGATTGA